A genomic stretch from Ureibacillus composti includes:
- the rpsA gene encoding 30S ribosomal protein S1, with protein sequence MSEEMNLGLNQEFREGDIVKGAAVKVDEKAVTVSIQGAPFDGIVPISELSSLHIEKASDIVSVGDELDLMITKVEEENFVLSKRKLDALKAWDQLEEKFASGEVFEAEVKDVVKGGLVVDLGVRGFVPASLVEDYFVEDFEDYKGKTLTFKITELDKDKGRLILSHRAVVEEEKASKKKQVLGDIQEGAILDGTVQRIAPFGAFVDIGGVDGLVHISQVSHDHVENINTVLSEGQAVKVKVLSVDPSNERISLSIKDTLPGPWANIKERVTKGSVLTGTVRRLVSFGAFIEIFPGVEGLVHISQISHKHINTPHEVLKEGQEVEVKVLEVNADEKRLSLSIKELQTNPEKVEEYDYELPEENSGFSFSDVIGDQLKKLTGK encoded by the coding sequence ATGTCTGAAGAAATGAACTTAGGATTAAACCAAGAATTTCGTGAAGGAGATATTGTGAAAGGTGCTGCTGTGAAGGTAGATGAGAAAGCAGTGACTGTTTCAATTCAAGGTGCGCCTTTCGACGGTATTGTACCAATTAGCGAACTTTCGAGCCTGCACATTGAAAAAGCTTCTGATATTGTATCAGTAGGTGATGAACTAGATTTAATGATTACCAAAGTAGAAGAAGAAAACTTTGTACTATCTAAACGCAAATTAGACGCTTTAAAAGCATGGGATCAACTGGAAGAGAAATTCGCATCAGGAGAAGTTTTTGAGGCTGAAGTGAAGGATGTTGTGAAAGGTGGCCTAGTTGTTGATTTAGGCGTACGCGGCTTCGTTCCTGCATCGCTAGTGGAAGATTATTTTGTAGAAGATTTTGAAGATTATAAAGGTAAAACATTAACATTTAAAATTACTGAGCTTGATAAAGACAAGGGTCGTTTGATTCTATCTCACCGAGCTGTTGTTGAGGAAGAAAAAGCTTCTAAGAAAAAGCAAGTACTTGGTGATATTCAAGAAGGAGCTATCCTTGATGGTACGGTTCAACGTATTGCTCCATTTGGTGCGTTTGTTGATATTGGCGGAGTAGATGGATTAGTACACATTTCACAAGTTTCTCATGATCATGTGGAAAATATTAATACAGTTTTATCTGAAGGCCAAGCTGTTAAAGTAAAAGTTTTATCTGTTGATCCATCAAATGAACGAATTTCTTTATCCATTAAAGATACATTACCTGGACCTTGGGCAAACATCAAAGAACGCGTTACGAAAGGTTCTGTTTTAACAGGTACTGTTAGACGTCTTGTTTCATTCGGTGCCTTCATCGAGATATTCCCAGGTGTTGAAGGATTAGTACACATCTCTCAGATATCACATAAGCATATTAATACTCCGCATGAAGTTTTAAAAGAGGGGCAAGAAGTGGAAGTAAAAGTTCTTGAAGTGAATGCGGATGAAAAACGATTATCATTAAGCATTAAAGAACTTCAAACCAACCCGGAAAAAGTTGAAGAATACGATTATGAGCTTCCTGAAGAAAATTCTGGTTTCTCATTCAGTGATGTAATTGGTGATCAGTTAAAAAAGCTTACAGGAAAATAA
- the der gene encoding ribosome biogenesis GTPase Der yields MTKPVIAIVGRPNVGKSTIFNRIVGERVSIVEDIPGVTRDRIYSSADWLTHEFNIIDTGGIEIGDEPFLEQIRQQAEIAMDEADVIIFMTNGREGVTLADEQVAKILYKTKKPVVLAVNKIDNPDMREMMYDFYSLGFGDPFPISGSHGLGLGDLLDECAKHFPKEDEEQYPDDTIKFSLIGRPNVGKSSLVNAFLGQERVIVSDVAGTTRDAIDTPYSYDDQEYVIIDTAGMRKKGKVYETTEKYSVLRALRAIERSDVVLVVLNAEEGIQEQDKKIAGYAHEAGKAVIIVVNKWDAIEKDDKTMNRFTEEIREHFLYLSYAPIIFVSAKTKQRVHNILSIVKRVSENHAMRIQSSILNDIIEDAVARNPAPTDKGRRLRLYYTTQVAVKPPTFIVFVNEPELMHFSYERFLENRIRETFDFEGTPIRIITRARE; encoded by the coding sequence ATGACAAAACCAGTAATCGCCATCGTAGGTCGTCCGAACGTTGGAAAATCAACAATTTTTAATCGAATTGTTGGTGAACGCGTATCGATCGTGGAAGATATTCCAGGCGTAACACGTGACCGTATCTATAGTTCGGCAGATTGGTTAACACATGAATTTAACATTATAGATACAGGCGGGATTGAAATTGGTGACGAACCATTTTTAGAGCAAATTCGTCAGCAAGCAGAAATTGCCATGGATGAAGCAGACGTTATTATCTTTATGACAAATGGTCGTGAGGGGGTAACACTAGCAGATGAACAGGTGGCGAAGATTTTATATAAAACAAAAAAGCCAGTTGTACTAGCTGTCAACAAAATTGATAATCCAGACATGCGTGAAATGATGTATGACTTTTATTCATTAGGATTTGGTGATCCATTCCCGATTTCCGGTTCCCACGGTTTAGGTCTTGGGGATTTATTAGATGAATGCGCGAAGCACTTCCCTAAAGAAGATGAAGAACAATACCCAGATGATACAATTAAATTTAGTTTAATTGGTCGTCCGAATGTTGGGAAGTCTTCTTTGGTTAATGCTTTCTTAGGACAAGAACGAGTTATTGTAAGTGATGTTGCAGGGACAACTCGTGATGCAATTGATACACCTTACTCATATGATGATCAAGAATATGTCATCATTGATACGGCAGGTATGCGTAAAAAAGGAAAAGTATATGAAACAACTGAGAAATATTCAGTACTTCGAGCGTTAAGAGCAATTGAACGTTCAGACGTTGTTTTAGTTGTTCTGAATGCTGAAGAGGGTATTCAAGAACAAGATAAAAAAATTGCAGGATATGCACACGAAGCAGGAAAAGCTGTTATTATTGTTGTCAATAAATGGGATGCCATTGAAAAAGATGATAAAACAATGAATCGCTTTACTGAGGAAATACGTGAACATTTCTTATACTTAAGCTATGCACCAATTATTTTTGTCTCTGCAAAGACTAAACAACGTGTGCATAATATCTTATCAATTGTAAAACGTGTGAGTGAAAATCATGCGATGCGAATTCAATCATCAATCTTAAATGATATTATTGAAGATGCAGTTGCAAGAAATCCAGCACCTACTGATAAAGGTAGACGTTTACGTCTTTATTACACAACACAAGTGGCTGTTAAACCACCTACTTTTATTGTGTTTGTTAATGAACCAGAGCTAATGCATTTTTCATATGAACGTTTCCTTGAGAATCGTATTCGTGAAACATTTGATTTTGAAGGAACTCCGATTCGGATCATTACACGTGCACGCGAGTAA
- a CDS encoding NAD(P)H-dependent glycerol-3-phosphate dehydrogenase, producing the protein MENVTVLGAGSWGTALAIVLAENGHNTLLWTHREEQANEINEYHSNKKYLPETKLPSNLVATHNLKEASDHASIIVVAVPTKAIREVCSQMLSYLNKKALFVHVSKGIEPDSLLRISEIIGQSLSPEVIDDIVILSGPSHAEEVVLRHPTTVTAACRDIEKAGIVQDLFMNNYFRVYTNDDIVGVEIGGALKNVIALAAGISDGLNYGDNAKAALITRGLAEITRLGVKMGGNPFTFSGLTGMGDLIVTCTSIHSRNYRAGNLLGKGHNLNDVLDQMGMVVEGVRTTKAAYQLAQKYEVPMPITFALYDVLFNEKVPKAAVDELMIRMKKQEIDELL; encoded by the coding sequence ATGGAAAATGTAACTGTATTAGGAGCGGGCTCATGGGGTACTGCTTTAGCTATCGTGTTAGCTGAAAATGGCCATAACACACTTTTATGGACACATCGTGAAGAACAAGCAAACGAAATTAACGAATACCATTCAAATAAAAAATATTTACCAGAAACAAAATTACCTTCAAATTTAGTAGCAACGCATAATTTAAAGGAAGCATCTGACCATGCTTCTATTATCGTTGTAGCGGTGCCGACTAAGGCGATTCGTGAAGTCTGTTCGCAAATGTTGAGCTATTTAAATAAGAAGGCATTATTTGTCCATGTTTCAAAAGGTATTGAACCTGATTCATTGTTAAGGATTTCAGAAATCATTGGACAAAGTTTATCTCCTGAAGTGATTGATGATATTGTTATTTTATCGGGTCCAAGTCACGCAGAAGAAGTTGTATTAAGACATCCAACAACGGTAACGGCGGCTTGCCGAGATATAGAGAAAGCAGGCATTGTTCAAGACTTATTCATGAATAATTACTTCCGTGTTTATACAAATGATGATATCGTTGGAGTAGAAATCGGAGGAGCATTAAAAAATGTTATTGCCCTTGCTGCAGGAATTTCGGATGGCTTAAATTACGGTGATAACGCAAAAGCTGCATTAATCACAAGAGGACTTGCGGAAATTACTCGCCTAGGTGTCAAAATGGGGGGGAATCCCTTTACCTTTTCGGGTTTAACTGGAATGGGCGATTTAATCGTAACATGTACAAGTATTCACTCGCGTAACTATCGTGCAGGCAATTTGCTCGGTAAAGGTCATAATTTAAATGACGTATTAGATCAAATGGGAATGGTAGTAGAAGGAGTGCGTACGACAAAAGCTGCTTATCAGCTTGCTCAAAAGTATGAGGTGCCTATGCCAATAACATTTGCTCTGTATGATGTATTATTTAATGAAAAAGTTCCGAAAGCTGCAGTAGATGAATTAATGATCCGAATGAAAAAGCAAGAAATCGATGAATTATTATAG
- a CDS encoding DUF2768 domain-containing protein, whose protein sequence is MQHPLLSMDLSMFVLASARGPLATMHALDVMWVSFYSIAAMLVSVLIVSAVRKWVSNGCLSMILRLFAFGLFFIGTILMILVVFTWPS, encoded by the coding sequence ATGCAACACCCATTATTATCAATGGATCTTTCAATGTTTGTTTTAGCTTCTGCGAGGGGACCGCTTGCAACAATGCATGCACTTGATGTGATGTGGGTTTCCTTCTATTCTATTGCTGCCATGTTAGTTTCGGTGTTAATCGTTTCGGCAGTCCGTAAATGGGTTTCAAACGGTTGTTTATCAATGATTTTACGACTATTTGCATTTGGTCTCTTTTTCATTGGGACAATCTTAATGATTCTCGTAGTATTTACTTGGCCATCTTAA
- the spoIVA gene encoding stage IV sporulation protein A, translating to MGEEIFQQIAERTNGDVYIGVVGPVRVGKSTFVKKMMESVVLPRIANEEDRMRAMDELPQSSPGPVIMTAEPKFVPAQGTQITIGESEIPFRIRFADCVGYIIDGVKGYEDENGPKYVQTPWSNEAIPFQEAAKIGTDKVIRDHANIGIVVTTDGTVNGINRHAAQVAEQQIIEQLKEIGKPFVVVLNSVIPSHANTVALRNELLEHYGVPVIPVSIEQMSIRDMEYILQEALYEFPVEDIEVEKPDWLDVLGNTHHLNQSLAESVSNVLDSITKIRDVNLAVEQLREIDYVEECEIERVDAGLGVATVRITLKPEIYKAVCNEWLDSPIESKKDWLLFIKEAAEAKQAQKRFREAIEEASTNGYGVTLPSLEEFEPSEPEIIKQNNFYGVRMKASAPSYHIIRIDMETEFAPLIGTEFYASQLLKDLQYSYRHDREALWETQLFGTPLHEVLKEGIRYKMNSVPPNAKKRMRQTIERMVNEGDRGLVTFII from the coding sequence ATAGGCGAAGAAATCTTTCAACAAATAGCAGAGAGAACTAATGGGGATGTATATATTGGTGTTGTAGGGCCTGTGCGAGTTGGTAAGTCTACTTTTGTAAAGAAAATGATGGAATCTGTTGTGCTTCCACGCATTGCTAACGAAGAAGACCGCATGAGAGCAATGGACGAGTTGCCTCAAAGCTCACCAGGCCCAGTCATTATGACAGCAGAACCGAAATTTGTTCCGGCTCAAGGTACTCAAATCACAATTGGAGAAAGTGAAATACCATTCCGAATTCGTTTTGCAGATTGTGTAGGGTATATTATTGATGGTGTAAAAGGGTATGAAGACGAAAATGGCCCAAAATATGTACAGACACCTTGGAGTAATGAAGCCATTCCGTTCCAAGAAGCTGCAAAAATTGGAACAGACAAAGTGATTCGCGATCACGCAAATATTGGGATTGTCGTAACAACTGACGGTACTGTAAACGGTATTAACCGTCATGCAGCTCAAGTAGCTGAGCAGCAAATTATTGAACAACTTAAAGAAATTGGTAAACCATTTGTTGTTGTGTTAAACAGTGTTATTCCAAGTCATGCGAATACGGTTGCTTTAAGAAATGAATTATTAGAGCATTATGGTGTACCGGTAATTCCTGTTTCAATTGAACAAATGTCTATTCGTGATATGGAGTATATCTTGCAAGAGGCACTTTATGAGTTCCCAGTGGAAGATATTGAGGTCGAAAAGCCTGATTGGTTAGACGTTTTAGGAAACACACACCACTTAAATCAATCTTTAGCAGAATCTGTATCTAATGTACTAGATTCAATTACTAAAATTCGTGATGTGAATTTGGCAGTTGAACAACTAAGAGAGATTGATTATGTTGAAGAATGTGAGATTGAAAGAGTAGATGCAGGTTTAGGTGTTGCGACTGTTCGAATTACATTAAAACCTGAAATCTATAAAGCTGTATGTAATGAATGGCTAGACTCACCAATCGAGTCAAAGAAGGATTGGCTACTCTTTATTAAAGAGGCTGCCGAGGCAAAACAAGCGCAAAAGAGATTTAGAGAAGCAATTGAGGAAGCAAGTACAAATGGTTATGGTGTAACACTTCCATCTTTAGAAGAATTTGAACCAAGTGAACCAGAAATTATTAAACAAAATAATTTCTATGGTGTACGTATGAAAGCTTCTGCACCTTCATATCACATTATCCGTATCGATATGGAAACAGAATTTGCGCCATTAATTGGTACTGAATTTTATGCGAGTCAGTTATTAAAAGACCTTCAGTATTCATATAGACACGATCGTGAAGCGTTATGGGAAACTCAATTATTTGGTACGCCTTTACATGAGGTGTTAAAAGAGGGAATTCGTTATAAAATGAATTCAGTTCCTCCAAATGCGAAGAAAAGAATGCGTCAAACAATTGAAAGAATGGTTAATGAAGGTGATCGTGGACTTGTTACATTTATTATATAA
- a CDS encoding HU family DNA-binding protein: MNKTELVNSVAEAAALSKKDASKAVEAVFDTIQDALAKGDKVQLIGFGNFEVRERAARKGRNPQSGEEIEIAASKVPAFKPGKALKDAVK; the protein is encoded by the coding sequence GTGAATAAAACAGAATTAGTAAACTCTGTTGCTGAAGCTGCGGCTCTTTCTAAAAAAGACGCTTCTAAAGCAGTTGAAGCTGTATTTGATACAATTCAAGATGCTCTTGCAAAGGGTGACAAAGTTCAATTAATCGGTTTTGGGAATTTCGAAGTACGTGAACGTGCGGCTCGTAAAGGTCGTAATCCACAATCAGGTGAAGAAATCGAAATCGCTGCAAGTAAAGTACCTGCTTTCAAACCAGGTAAAGCGCTTAAAGATGCTGTGAAATAA
- the folE gene encoding GTP cyclohydrolase I FolE, with translation MSKVDLNKIEEAVKMILEAVGEDTTREGLLDTPSRVAKMYTEMFSGINEDPREFFSTVFHEEHEELVLVKDIPFYSMCEHHLVPFYGKAHVAYIPHDGKVAGLSKLGRCVESVARRPQLQERITSTVADTIMEMLQPFGVYVVIEAEHMCMTMRGLKKPGSKTVTSVARGVFEEDEVKRREVISFIQMS, from the coding sequence ATGTCGAAGGTCGATTTAAATAAAATAGAAGAAGCCGTTAAAATGATTTTAGAAGCGGTTGGAGAAGATACAACTAGAGAAGGATTGCTTGATACACCTTCACGAGTAGCGAAAATGTATACTGAAATGTTTAGTGGTATTAATGAGGATCCACGGGAATTCTTCAGCACCGTTTTCCATGAAGAACATGAAGAACTAGTTCTTGTTAAAGATATACCGTTTTATTCAATGTGCGAACATCACTTAGTTCCTTTTTACGGCAAAGCGCATGTTGCTTATATCCCTCATGATGGGAAAGTAGCGGGGCTTAGTAAATTAGGTCGATGTGTAGAGTCGGTTGCGCGTCGTCCGCAACTCCAAGAGAGAATTACCTCTACAGTTGCAGATACGATAATGGAAATGTTACAACCGTTTGGAGTTTATGTCGTGATTGAAGCGGAACATATGTGTATGACGATGAGAGGTTTGAAAAAACCAGGGTCCAAAACAGTCACTTCAGTTGCTCGTGGAGTTTTTGAAGAGGATGAAGTGAAACGTAGAGAAGTCATCTCATTTATTCAAATGTCTTAA
- the mtrB gene encoding trp RNA-binding attenuation protein MtrB, translated as MTNPDYIVIEAEEDGVHVIGLTRGTDTKFHHSEKLDSGEVMIAQFTEHTSAMKIRGKAKIYSSHGVIESGSKK; from the coding sequence ATGACAAACCCAGATTATATTGTCATTGAAGCAGAAGAAGATGGAGTTCATGTAATCGGTCTCACACGTGGAACAGATACGAAATTTCACCATTCTGAAAAATTAGATTCTGGTGAAGTAATGATTGCACAATTTACAGAACATACATCTGCTATGAAAATTCGTGGTAAAGCAAAAATCTACTCATCACATGGCGTTATAGAAAGTGGTTCTAAAAAGTAA
- a CDS encoding heptaprenyl diphosphate synthase component 1 gives MDATYIQKNINQLKTNIFMHVRHRTLLQYTGEPVLNEEQLFYLLLPFFNGENWNDKMDKSIITVGIVHASLSEHEKIHELDATSKEQQLTVLSGDYYSGRYYQILAESGNIPLIRKISEGIVHRCEQQVRVYENKSYTFRQWLESLTVIETALIKSFYTAYNFNQYLPIVENCLLLLRLIEEDKKHKNGETSSIYQLMVESSVQHEEPFERLILREIDTLTTNLLDYLQTSTFLHDDLKQYIKQKVLFSQK, from the coding sequence ATGGATGCAACATACATTCAGAAAAACATTAACCAATTAAAAACGAATATTTTCATGCATGTTCGACATAGAACTCTACTGCAATATACTGGAGAACCGGTATTGAATGAAGAACAATTGTTTTACTTGCTGTTACCCTTTTTCAACGGTGAAAATTGGAATGACAAGATGGATAAGAGTATTATCACGGTCGGAATCGTCCATGCATCACTTAGTGAGCATGAAAAAATTCATGAATTGGACGCAACAAGTAAAGAACAACAATTAACAGTTCTTTCGGGAGATTACTACAGTGGACGTTATTATCAAATTTTAGCAGAATCAGGAAATATTCCCTTAATCAGAAAAATATCTGAAGGAATTGTCCATCGTTGCGAACAGCAAGTAAGAGTTTATGAAAATAAATCATATACATTTAGACAATGGCTGGAGAGTTTAACAGTAATTGAAACAGCTCTTATTAAGAGCTTTTATACCGCTTATAATTTCAATCAATATTTGCCAATCGTGGAAAATTGTTTGTTGTTGCTTCGTTTAATTGAAGAGGACAAAAAGCATAAAAATGGGGAAACATCATCAATTTATCAGTTGATGGTAGAAAGTTCAGTGCAACATGAAGAACCATTTGAACGGTTAATTCTACGGGAGATTGATACGTTAACGACGAATCTTCTTGACTATCTTCAAACGTCAACATTTTTACATGACGATTTGAAACAATACATAAAACAGAAAGTACTGTTTAGTCAGAAGTGA
- a CDS encoding demethylmenaquinone methyltransferase: MSKSKEERVHEVFENISESYDKMNSVISFQLHVKWREDTMKRMNVKPGSKCLDVCCGTADWTIQLAKAVGDTGMVKGLDFSKNMLKVGEEKVKPFPQVELIHGNAMQLPFEDNTFDYVTIGFGLRNVPDYMKVLREMNRVLKPGGMAVCLETSQSEIPGYRQLFRFYFKYIMPVFGKLFAKSYKEYSWLQESANDFPGMKKLASMFGQAGFTKVKYKGYSGGAAAMHMGFKKEI; this comes from the coding sequence ATGAGCAAGTCAAAAGAAGAACGTGTTCATGAGGTCTTTGAAAATATTTCAGAGAGTTACGATAAAATGAACTCGGTAATTAGTTTTCAATTACATGTAAAATGGCGTGAAGATACAATGAAGCGCATGAATGTAAAACCAGGTTCGAAATGCCTCGATGTTTGCTGTGGTACCGCTGATTGGACTATTCAGCTTGCAAAGGCGGTTGGGGATACTGGTATGGTAAAAGGTCTTGATTTTAGTAAAAATATGCTAAAAGTAGGCGAGGAAAAGGTAAAACCATTTCCACAAGTTGAATTAATTCATGGAAATGCAATGCAATTACCATTTGAGGATAATACCTTTGACTACGTAACAATAGGGTTTGGATTACGAAATGTACCTGATTATATGAAGGTTTTACGAGAAATGAATCGTGTGTTAAAGCCAGGAGGTATGGCTGTTTGCTTAGAAACTTCGCAGTCTGAGATTCCTGGATATCGTCAATTATTCAGATTTTATTTTAAATATATTATGCCGGTATTTGGCAAATTATTTGCTAAAAGTTACAAAGAATATTCATGGTTACAAGAATCTGCAAATGATTTTCCAGGTATGAAGAAACTTGCATCTATGTTTGGACAAGCCGGTTTCACTAAAGTTAAATATAAGGGCTATAGTGGTGGTGCCGCGGCGATGCATATGGGGTTTAAGAAAGAAATTTAG
- the hepT gene encoding heptaprenyl diphosphate synthase component II, which produces MEKMKLKMLYSDLKSDIDVIEKELETALNSSSHMINDASLHLLQAGGKRIRPVFVLVSAKFGQYNIDQMKNIAVPLELIHMGSLVHDDVIDDSDMRRGRRTVKAQTNNRVAMYTGDFIFARALEYVTSIENPRVHQILARTMVEIVNGEVIQIEDKFRVDQNLKDYFRRIKRKTALLIESSCELGAVAAGVDPKNVRHLKQFGYYVGMSFQIVDDILDFVSTDRQLGKPAGSDLLHGNITLPIILLKDDPTIQRFIQRAEHGFVTEEERMAMLEVVRKSDAIKEAVKISNLYLKKAMKEVEALPNNPMKKKLRDIALFIGKRKF; this is translated from the coding sequence GTGGAAAAGATGAAGTTAAAAATGCTCTATTCCGATTTGAAATCGGATATAGACGTCATCGAAAAAGAATTAGAAACAGCGTTGAACTCGTCTTCACACATGATAAATGATGCCTCCCTTCATTTATTGCAAGCGGGTGGAAAAAGAATTCGTCCAGTTTTTGTTTTAGTCAGTGCAAAATTTGGACAATATAATATTGACCAAATGAAAAATATTGCTGTTCCGCTTGAATTAATTCATATGGGATCTCTTGTTCATGATGATGTTATTGATGATTCAGATATGAGAAGGGGTAGACGTACTGTTAAAGCACAAACAAACAATCGCGTTGCCATGTATACTGGCGACTTTATTTTTGCGCGTGCATTAGAGTATGTCACATCGATTGAGAATCCACGTGTTCATCAAATTTTGGCTCGGACAATGGTTGAAATTGTTAATGGTGAAGTGATTCAAATTGAAGATAAGTTTCGAGTAGATCAAAATTTAAAAGACTACTTCCGTCGAATTAAAAGGAAAACAGCATTATTAATTGAATCTAGCTGTGAACTAGGGGCAGTTGCTGCTGGTGTTGACCCCAAAAATGTTAGACATTTAAAACAATTTGGTTATTATGTTGGTATGAGTTTTCAAATCGTTGATGATATTTTAGATTTTGTTTCAACCGATCGACAACTTGGTAAACCAGCAGGAAGTGACTTGTTACATGGAAATATTACGCTTCCAATTATCCTGTTAAAGGATGATCCTACAATTCAACGATTTATTCAACGTGCTGAACATGGTTTTGTGACTGAAGAAGAGCGTATGGCCATGTTAGAAGTTGTACGGAAGTCAGATGCCATAAAAGAAGCTGTAAAAATTAGCAATCTTTATTTAAAGAAGGCGATGAAAGAAGTTGAAGCATTGCCAAACAACCCAATGAAAAAGAAATTAAGGGACATTGCTTTATTTATTGGCAAGCGCAAGTTTTAA
- the ndk gene encoding nucleoside-diphosphate kinase → MAIEKTYLMIKPDGVKRQVIGDIVDRFERRGFELKAAKLIVPSREVAEAHYAEHADKPFFGELVDFITSGPVFAMVWEGESVISLARIMMGATKPSESQPGTIRGDYAVTISENVIHGSDSAESAEREIALWFGAELA, encoded by the coding sequence ATGGCAATCGAAAAAACTTATTTAATGATTAAACCAGATGGCGTTAAGCGTCAAGTAATCGGAGATATCGTGGACCGTTTTGAACGCCGCGGCTTCGAATTAAAAGCAGCTAAATTAATCGTACCATCTCGTGAAGTAGCAGAAGCTCACTATGCAGAACATGCAGACAAACCTTTCTTTGGTGAATTAGTTGACTTCATCACTTCTGGTCCAGTATTTGCAATGGTATGGGAAGGCGAAAGCGTAATTTCTTTAGCTCGTATCATGATGGGTGCTACAAAACCATCTGAATCTCAACCAGGTACAATCCGTGGTGACTATGCTGTTACTATTTCAGAAAACGTAATCCACGGTTCTGATTCAGCAGAATCAGCTGAACGTGAAATCGCATTATGGTTCGGTGCTGAATTAGCTTAA
- a CDS encoding protein-glutamate O-methyltransferase CheR — protein sequence MSDYELFIEGIKRKTGIDLALYKEAQMKRRLTSLYEKKGYRDFVAFLHALEKDRDLMNEFLDRMTINVSEFYRNGKRWEVLQNKIFPKLLNNNKRLKIWSAACSTGEEPYTIAMVLSNYLPLSQIHVLATDIDENVIQKAKLGLYPERSLAEVPEKMKVKHFVNEGQFYKISEDVKRTVTYKKHNLLKDSYEANLDLIVCRNVMIYFTEEAKDQIFHNFSKSLRSGGILFVGSTEQIFNPGRYDLEVEDTFFYRKK from the coding sequence ATGTCAGATTATGAACTATTTATCGAAGGGATAAAAAGAAAAACTGGAATCGATTTGGCATTATATAAAGAAGCACAAATGAAACGTAGACTAACCTCTCTTTATGAGAAAAAGGGCTACCGAGATTTTGTTGCCTTTTTGCATGCGCTAGAAAAAGATCGAGATCTAATGAATGAATTTCTTGACCGAATGACCATTAATGTTTCCGAATTTTATCGAAACGGTAAACGGTGGGAAGTTTTACAAAATAAGATATTCCCTAAATTATTAAATAATAATAAACGTTTAAAGATTTGGAGTGCAGCATGTTCGACTGGTGAAGAGCCTTATACTATTGCCATGGTATTATCGAACTATTTGCCACTTTCTCAAATTCATGTGTTAGCCACAGATATCGATGAAAATGTCATTCAAAAAGCAAAATTAGGTTTATACCCAGAGCGTTCTCTAGCAGAAGTTCCAGAGAAAATGAAAGTGAAACATTTTGTTAATGAAGGACAGTTTTACAAAATAAGTGAAGACGTCAAAAGAACAGTTACATATAAGAAGCATAATCTTTTAAAAGATTCATACGAAGCAAACCTCGATTTAATTGTTTGTCGTAATGTAATGATTTATTTTACAGAAGAAGCAAAAGATCAAATTTTCCATAATTTTAGTAAATCATTACGTTCAGGGGGTATATTATTCGTTGGATCGACTGAACAGATATTTAATCCAGGACGATATGACCTTGAAGTGGAAGATACGTTCTTCTACCGAAAGAAGTAG